A genomic stretch from Deltaproteobacteria bacterium includes:
- a CDS encoding CoA-binding protein translates to MIVPGTIDLVLIFRRAEEVPPIVEEAMGKWAMAVWMQEGIVNTEAFQRAKGED, encoded by the coding sequence AGTACCCGGAACGATAGATCTCGTCCTCATATTTCGCCGAGCAGAAGAGGTACCTCCCATAGTGGAAGAGGCGATGGGAAAATGGGCAATGGCCGTCTGGATGCAGGAGGGGATCGTGAACACAGAGGCCTTCCAACGGGCAAAAGGGGAGGATTAA
- a CDS encoding ATP-dependent sacrificial sulfur transferase LarE, translating to MIKGLQNYIEKLGKVAIAYSGGVDSTFLLAMSAGVLGKERVLALTIKSPLTPPWEMEFAIEFCRARRIKHLLLDSSFILDDELFASNPPQRCYYCKKRLLEAMKGNIPGDFPLLTGTNASDELDFRPGIRAEEEMGIRTPLRELRFTKDNIRKYSKVYDIPGFERPPSACFATRIPYEEPITLER from the coding sequence GTGATAAAAGGACTGCAAAACTATATTGAAAAACTCGGAAAGGTGGCCATCGCCTATTCAGGAGGGGTGGATTCCACCTTTCTCCTGGCTATGAGCGCCGGGGTCTTGGGGAAGGAAAGGGTTTTGGCCTTGACGATTAAATCCCCGCTGACCCCCCCCTGGGAAATGGAGTTTGCCATAGAATTTTGCCGCGCCAGGAGGATAAAACACCTCCTGCTGGACAGCTCCTTCATCCTTGACGATGAACTATTTGCCTCCAATCCTCCACAGAGGTGTTATTATTGTAAAAAGAGACTCCTTGAGGCCATGAAGGGGAATATCCCCGGCGATTTTCCCCTCCTCACCGGCACCAACGCCAGCGATGAATTAGATTTTCGCCCTGGGATAAGGGCAGAGGAGGAGATGGGGATCAGGACTCCGTTGAGAGAACTCAGGTTTACCAAGGATAATATACGGAAATACTCCAAGGTTTATGACATACCCGGGTTTGAACGCCCTCCTTCTGCCTGTTTTGCCACCAGGATCCCCTATGAAGAACCCATCACGTTGGAAAGGTGA
- a CDS encoding outer membrane lipoprotein-sorting protein: MTKKLILVLWLSLFLFIDLSTNATAQDGQALVEAAVNYYRGKASICTVDMTIHRPNWERILTIKAWTKGQKDSIFVIIAPPKDHGNGTLKRGREMWMYNPKVNRIIKIPPSMMSQAWMGSDFSNNDLAKSDSILEDYTHTIAGTETHNGKKVYVIKSMPKPEAPVVWGMQRLRIREDHILLNQEFYDEDLKLVKAMAGHQIQMLGGKLFPKVWKMQKADVQDEYTLLDYKELTFKQDLPSSFFTLSALRNPRR; encoded by the coding sequence ATGACAAAAAAATTAATCTTGGTCTTGTGGTTATCTTTATTTCTTTTTATTGATCTAAGCACGAATGCAACAGCACAAGACGGCCAGGCCCTGGTGGAGGCCGCCGTGAATTATTACCGGGGGAAGGCCTCTATTTGCACGGTGGATATGACCATTCATCGTCCGAATTGGGAACGAATCTTGACTATCAAAGCCTGGACTAAAGGGCAGAAAGACAGCATTTTTGTCATCATTGCCCCTCCTAAGGATCATGGCAACGGCACCCTCAAGAGAGGTCGGGAGATGTGGATGTATAATCCCAAGGTCAACCGGATTATCAAGATCCCACCCTCGATGATGTCCCAGGCCTGGATGGGATCAGATTTCTCCAATAACGACCTGGCCAAGTCGGATAGCATCCTAGAAGATTATACTCACACGATTGCGGGTACTGAGACCCATAACGGAAAAAAGGTGTACGTTATCAAGTCCATGCCGAAACCTGAAGCGCCGGTGGTGTGGGGCATGCAAAGGCTGAGAATTCGGGAGGACCATATCTTATTGAACCAGGAGTTTTATGATGAGGACCTCAAGCTGGTCAAGGCCATGGCCGGCCATCAGATCCAGATGCTGGGTGGCAAACTATTTCCCAAGGTGTGGAAAATGCAGAAGGCAGACGTGCAGGATGAGTATACGCTCTTAGACTATAAGGAGCTCACGTTTAAACAAGATCTGCCGAGTAGCTTCTTTACCTTGTCTGCATTAAGGAACCCTAGAAGGTAG
- a CDS encoding ABC transporter permease, producing the protein MAWRNIWRNPRRSILTIAAIAFASLLLVFMLSFQFGSYDTMINTAVKIHSGHLQVQAEGYNDKRDMRLVVHDPAAVGGILDKTPEVAAYTFRANAFSLVSSKERTYGVMVIGIDPMREAKVSTLKKLIRQGSYLSEGDTDQALVGKLLAKNLQVGLGDELVVLGQGRDGSIAATVVRVKGIFSSGQDVFDRSSIHIPLTYFQDMYSMYGAVHEVVALGKSLEYVPEIKKAVAAAIKNTEKKDHLVALDWMELMPGLIQSIQMDLVSGFIFYIILIVVVAFSILNTFLMAIFERTKEFGVIMAMGTTPWRLTKLLLIESAIITMVGILIGIIAGSLVTWYFQVHGIVISGTSELMRQYGLPERMFPKLSVLSVSIGAGLVLVITFLTAMYPALKVRRLRPVEAMRAG; encoded by the coding sequence ATGGCCTGGCGGAATATCTGGCGAAATCCCAGGCGATCCATTTTAACCATAGCCGCCATCGCATTTGCCAGCCTGCTGTTGGTCTTTATGTTGTCTTTTCAGTTTGGCTCCTATGACACCATGATCAATACCGCGGTAAAGATCCATTCCGGGCACCTGCAGGTGCAGGCCGAGGGATATAATGATAAGAGGGACATGCGCTTGGTGGTGCACGACCCGGCTGCAGTAGGCGGTATTCTGGACAAGACTCCAGAGGTGGCTGCTTATACCTTTCGAGCCAATGCCTTCTCACTGGTCTCCTCCAAGGAAAGAACCTATGGTGTCATGGTGATTGGGATTGATCCGATGAGGGAAGCCAAGGTATCCACCCTCAAGAAATTGATCCGCCAGGGGAGCTATCTGTCTGAGGGAGACACCGATCAAGCCTTAGTGGGGAAGCTTCTGGCCAAGAACCTGCAAGTGGGCCTGGGCGATGAACTGGTTGTGCTGGGCCAGGGGCGTGACGGCTCCATCGCGGCCACCGTGGTTCGTGTAAAAGGAATTTTCAGTTCCGGCCAGGACGTATTTGATCGTTCCTCTATCCATATCCCCCTCACGTACTTTCAAGATATGTACAGCATGTACGGGGCCGTCCACGAAGTGGTAGCCCTTGGCAAATCCCTGGAGTACGTGCCGGAGATAAAAAAGGCAGTGGCGGCCGCTATCAAAAACACAGAAAAGAAAGACCACCTGGTGGCCTTAGATTGGATGGAGCTCATGCCCGGATTGATCCAGAGCATTCAGATGGATCTGGTCAGCGGGTTTATCTTCTATATCATTTTGATCGTGGTGGTAGCCTTCAGTATCTTAAATACCTTCCTGATGGCTATTTTCGAGCGGACCAAGGAGTTCGGCGTCATTATGGCCATGGGGACAACTCCGTGGCGGTTGACCAAGCTCCTCTTGATTGAATCAGCCATCATAACCATGGTGGGCATCCTTATCGGCATCATCGCCGGAAGCTTGGTTACCTGGTATTTTCAGGTGCATGGCATCGTCATTTCCGGTACATCCGAGTTGATGCGTCAGTATGGTTTGCCCGAGCGGATGTTTCCAAAGCTCTCGGTGCTTTCCGTGTCAATAGGAGCGGGGTTGGTGTTGGTCATCACCTTTTTGACCGCCATGTATCCGGCCCTGAAGGTCCGGCGTCTCCGCCCGGTGGAAGCGATGAGAGCGGGGTAA
- a CDS encoding ABC transporter permease, translating to MYFQLGWRNIWRNPRRTLVIMTAVIIGVWSMIFLGALMRGIADQMVRNGIATLTGHIQVHHRGYRNDPVIENSMTEPEAVKISLTKLLPPGAEWTPRVRVNAIASNARHSSGVSMVGIDPHREATISFIGQAVTQGRYLKPDDQYGIVVGKALVDKFETKLGRKLVLMSQDTDGEIASRAFRIVGIFRAEMAATEKQFVFVTMPAAQHMLKLKQGISEVSIILPVHQEADQVANALRTELPSTDYEIQTWQEILPLVTAILKLYDGFIFLWFLVVFIAMGFGIVNTMLMAVFERIREFGLLKALGMKPWWIIKEVLTESFFLLVFGMVIGNSLGFLSILALSGTGIDLSSLAAGLEFAGMSRVICPVISVKDVVMANLVVFFLGLLVSVYPAVKAAKFTPVEALAHT from the coding sequence ATGTATTTCCAATTAGGATGGCGAAACATCTGGCGAAACCCCAGGCGGACCCTGGTCATTATGACCGCGGTAATTATTGGGGTTTGGAGCATGATCTTCTTGGGTGCGCTGATGCGGGGAATCGCCGACCAGATGGTCCGAAACGGGATCGCTACCCTCACCGGACATATTCAGGTGCACCACAGGGGCTATCGAAATGACCCGGTCATCGAAAACAGTATGACCGAGCCTGAGGCGGTAAAAATCTCCCTCACAAAGCTCCTGCCCCCCGGTGCCGAGTGGACGCCTCGTGTTCGGGTCAACGCCATTGCGAGCAACGCTCGCCACTCCAGCGGTGTCAGCATGGTGGGGATCGACCCCCACAGAGAGGCCACCATCTCGTTCATTGGGCAGGCGGTCACCCAGGGACGTTACCTGAAGCCTGACGACCAATATGGAATTGTGGTAGGCAAGGCCTTGGTGGACAAGTTTGAGACCAAATTGGGCCGCAAGTTGGTTCTCATGTCACAGGATACTGATGGGGAAATAGCCTCCCGTGCCTTCCGCATTGTCGGGATCTTCCGGGCCGAGATGGCGGCCACAGAGAAGCAGTTTGTCTTTGTCACCATGCCCGCGGCCCAGCACATGCTGAAGTTGAAGCAAGGCATTTCCGAAGTCTCCATCATCCTGCCCGTTCATCAGGAAGCGGATCAGGTGGCTAACGCCCTGCGGACCGAGCTACCCTCCACCGATTATGAAATTCAAACCTGGCAAGAGATCCTGCCCCTGGTTACCGCCATCTTGAAGCTTTATGACGGATTTATCTTCTTGTGGTTTTTGGTGGTCTTTATTGCCATGGGCTTCGGCATTGTGAATACCATGCTGATGGCCGTGTTTGAGCGGATACGGGAGTTCGGCTTGCTCAAGGCATTGGGTATGAAGCCCTGGTGGATCATCAAAGAGGTCCTCACAGAATCGTTTTTTCTCCTGGTTTTCGGCATGGTCATCGGAAACAGCTTGGGTTTTTTGAGTATCCTTGCCCTCTCTGGGACCGGCATCGATCTTTCTTCGCTTGCCGCCGGTCTGGAATTTGCGGGTATGTCTCGGGTGATTTGCCCGGTCATTTCAGTTAAAGATGTGGTCATGGCCAACTTGGTGGTTTTTTTTCTGGGACTTCTGGTTAGTGTTTATCCGGCCGTAAAGGCGGCCAAATTCACCCCGGTAGAGGCCTTGGCGCACACATGA
- a CDS encoding ABC transporter ATP-binding protein: MNIVKCTDIKKTYRQDKVEVKALNGVSLSIKKGGFIAIAGPSGSGKTTLLNIIGGLDSADSGRVLLDGNTLNNMTQTELASLRLHKIGFVFQAYNLIPVLSALENVEFVMLLQGVPLSERRERARAILDDVGLADMYDRRPAELSGGQQQRVAVARAIVSNPSIVLADEPTANLDSKTGAGLLEMMKQMNEKKKVTFVFSTHDKMVMDYARRLVYLRDGLVVDDEIREN, from the coding sequence ATGAACATCGTGAAATGCACCGACATCAAAAAGACGTACCGACAGGACAAAGTGGAAGTCAAGGCGCTCAACGGCGTGAGCCTGTCCATCAAAAAGGGAGGCTTTATCGCCATCGCCGGGCCCTCGGGGTCAGGGAAGACCACCTTGCTCAATATCATCGGCGGGTTGGATTCAGCTGATTCAGGCCGCGTCCTCCTCGATGGAAATACCCTGAATAACATGACCCAAACGGAGCTGGCCAGCTTACGTTTGCACAAGATCGGGTTTGTATTCCAAGCCTATAACCTCATTCCGGTCCTGTCGGCATTAGAAAATGTGGAGTTTGTCATGCTCCTGCAAGGCGTGCCACTGTCTGAGCGGCGGGAACGGGCTAGGGCCATCTTGGATGATGTGGGCCTCGCAGACATGTACGACCGGCGTCCAGCCGAGCTATCCGGCGGGCAGCAGCAGCGGGTGGCTGTTGCCCGGGCCATCGTTTCCAATCCGTCCATCGTCTTGGCGGACGAGCCCACAGCCAACCTGGATTCCAAGACCGGAGCCGGTCTCTTGGAAATGATGAAGCAAATGAATGAGAAGAAAAAGGTCACCTTTGTCTTTTCCACCCACGATAAGATGGTGATGGACTATGCCCGCCGGCTCGTTTACCTCAGAGACGGCCTAGTTGTGGATGACGAGATCCGGGAAAATTAA
- a CDS encoding ketopantoate reductase family protein: protein MPPIAKVSVIGAGAMGAFYATNLFDMDKNCISLVAKGERYDRLKQKGLIVNNKHYSLPIIKPEDKTPPSEFIIVAVKHHHLREAIQDIENRIGENSLIVSVMNGIDSEEQIGAVYGMDKVLYAVAVGIDAVRQGNSITYTKQGKLFFGEAKNPVLTERVKRAQSLFDRAGIAYETPDDMIRILWWKFMINVGINQVSAVLHAPYSIFQTSQEARELMESAMREVMSIAKAAKVHLSEEDIENWYSVLSGLSPQGKTSMLQDIEAKRKTEVEMFAGKMIELGRTYGIPTPVNQTLFRLIKVIEQSLD, encoded by the coding sequence ATGCCACCCATCGCGAAAGTTTCAGTGATCGGTGCCGGAGCTATGGGCGCCTTCTACGCCACTAATCTTTTTGACATGGATAAAAACTGTATATCTCTGGTAGCCAAAGGGGAGCGCTATGACCGACTCAAGCAAAAAGGATTGATTGTCAACAATAAGCATTACTCGCTGCCTATAATTAAACCGGAAGATAAGACACCACCCTCTGAGTTCATCATCGTAGCCGTAAAACATCACCATCTTCGAGAAGCCATTCAGGACATTGAGAACAGGATAGGTGAAAACAGCCTGATAGTATCCGTCATGAATGGCATAGACAGTGAAGAACAGATTGGTGCCGTCTATGGGATGGACAAAGTGTTGTACGCCGTTGCAGTTGGTATTGATGCGGTTAGACAAGGCAACAGCATAACCTATACCAAACAGGGAAAGTTATTTTTCGGTGAGGCCAAAAATCCCGTTCTTACCGAACGTGTCAAACGAGCGCAATCTCTTTTCGATCGAGCAGGGATTGCCTATGAGACACCAGATGATATGATTCGAATCCTCTGGTGGAAGTTCATGATTAACGTTGGAATCAATCAGGTCTCAGCCGTATTGCATGCGCCCTATTCGATTTTCCAGACGTCCCAAGAGGCCAGGGAGCTCATGGAATCGGCCATGAGGGAGGTCATGAGCATTGCCAAAGCAGCAAAAGTCCATTTATCCGAAGAAGATATAGAAAACTGGTACTCGGTTTTATCTGGGCTATCACCACAGGGGAAGACCTCCATGCTCCAGGACATTGAGGCCAAAAGGAAGACCGAGGTAGAAATGTTTGCAGGCAAGATGATCGAACTTGGCAGAACGTATGGAATTCCAACGCCGGTGAACCAAACCCTCTTTAGATTAATAAAGGTTATAGAACAATCTTTAGATTAA
- a CDS encoding MBL fold metallo-hydrolase yields the protein MRIRQPGKVREQLWFLGREESCVYLLEGYNESMIVSGGMSYLVPDLIQQFAVFGIDETQITKLLILHAHFDHVGIVPFFKRRHPELEVYASARGWKILQMPKAIHTINELSRNAAKRRGREEVYATYDLDWRDDITGTIISEGDRIDLGDLDVCIFDTPGHSSCSISAYVPQLKALFASDAGGIPYKETIIASGNSNFTEFQQSLEKLKALDVEYICADHYGYVGGDGAKDFIRQTIEIARQHRASMEEAYQRTGDIESTARELASAFCKENPDWVASPDIMEVVYHQMVRHIANAMEGKA from the coding sequence ATGCGAATTCGGCAACCCGGAAAGGTCCGAGAGCAACTGTGGTTTTTGGGCCGCGAAGAATCATGCGTCTATCTTTTGGAAGGATACAATGAGTCCATGATCGTCAGCGGGGGCATGAGTTACCTGGTGCCTGACCTGATCCAGCAGTTTGCGGTATTCGGCATTGACGAGACACAAATCACAAAACTCCTGATCCTCCATGCACACTTCGATCATGTGGGTATTGTCCCCTTTTTTAAACGTCGCCATCCTGAATTGGAAGTCTACGCCTCAGCGCGTGGCTGGAAAATCCTCCAGATGCCAAAGGCCATTCATACCATCAATGAGCTTAGCCGCAACGCTGCCAAGCGAAGGGGAAGGGAGGAAGTTTATGCCACATACGACCTAGATTGGCGAGATGACATCACAGGGACGATCATTTCCGAAGGGGATCGAATCGATCTGGGCGATCTCGATGTCTGCATCTTCGATACTCCAGGTCATTCCTCGTGCTCTATCTCAGCTTACGTGCCCCAGCTCAAGGCGCTCTTTGCCTCGGACGCTGGAGGCATCCCATACAAAGAGACGATCATTGCATCTGGAAATTCCAATTTCACCGAGTTTCAGCAAAGCCTTGAGAAACTAAAGGCCCTCGATGTGGAATACATCTGTGCAGACCACTATGGGTATGTCGGTGGAGACGGGGCCAAGGATTTTATCCGACAGACTATCGAGATCGCCAGGCAGCATCGCGCTTCCATGGAGGAGGCTTACCAGCGGACAGGGGATATCGAGTCCACTGCCCGAGAATTGGCAAGCGCCTTCTGTAAGGAAAATCCCGACTGGGTCGCCTCCCCTGATATCATGGAGGTGGTATACCACCAGATGGTTCGGCACATTGCCAATGCCATGGAGGGAAAAGCATAG
- a CDS encoding pyruvate carboxylase subunit B, protein MTSSPLRITDTTFRDGHQSILATRLRIGDMIPIAPEMDKVGFHSMEVWGGATFDVCLRFLNEDPWERLHTLKKLMPTTPLQMLLRGQNLVGYRNYPDDVVKEFIQEAAENGIDIFRIFDALNDERNLEVSIKTVKECGRHAQATLCYSLTENRMGGDVFTLDYYVNKATILQQIGADSLCIKDMAGLISPPDTYELIRALKRKLDIPVQLHSHYTSGMASMSYFKATEAGVDIVDTALAPLAMRSSQPPCEPLLVGLLGTERDPGLDLNLIFRLSEYVEEMVGKYRELLNDTRVAVIDTQVLKHQIPGGMISNLVQQLKESKALARLPEVYEEIPHTRKDMGYPPLVTPTSQIVGVQAVLNVLFGRYKVVTQQVKDYFYGLYGRPPAPVNPEIQKIALTGYPRGETPIDCRAADVLEPEMEKAKEAPKGIARTTKDFLIYALYPQSGMEFLKRKYEIGNSG, encoded by the coding sequence ATGACTTCTTCCCCCTTACGTATTACTGACACGACCTTCAGAGATGGCCACCAATCAATCCTTGCCACACGGCTGCGTATCGGGGACATGATACCGATAGCACCAGAGATGGACAAGGTGGGCTTTCACTCCATGGAGGTATGGGGTGGTGCAACCTTTGATGTCTGCCTGCGGTTTCTCAACGAAGACCCCTGGGAGAGGCTTCATACTTTGAAGAAGTTGATGCCTACGACACCATTACAGATGCTTCTCCGCGGTCAGAACTTGGTAGGATACAGAAATTATCCAGATGATGTGGTGAAGGAGTTCATCCAAGAGGCTGCAGAAAACGGGATAGATATTTTCCGAATTTTTGACGCCTTGAACGATGAAAGAAACTTGGAAGTGTCCATAAAGACCGTTAAAGAGTGTGGAAGGCACGCCCAGGCCACCCTCTGCTATTCCCTCACTGAGAATAGAATGGGTGGAGATGTTTTCACCCTGGATTACTACGTAAACAAGGCCACGATACTGCAGCAGATCGGGGCCGATTCCCTCTGTATAAAGGATATGGCTGGCTTGATTTCCCCCCCTGACACCTATGAGTTGATACGTGCCCTGAAGAGGAAGTTGGATATCCCTGTTCAACTCCATAGTCACTACACGAGTGGAATGGCCTCAATGTCCTATTTCAAGGCTACTGAGGCTGGAGTGGATATCGTGGACACCGCCCTGGCCCCCTTGGCCATGCGCTCTTCTCAGCCTCCTTGCGAACCCCTCTTGGTAGGCCTCTTGGGGACAGAAAGGGATCCTGGTTTAGACCTCAATCTTATCTTCCGATTGAGCGAATATGTAGAGGAGATGGTGGGGAAATATCGGGAGCTTCTTAACGACACCCGGGTAGCGGTCATTGATACCCAAGTCCTCAAACACCAGATCCCCGGAGGAATGATCTCCAACCTCGTTCAACAACTGAAGGAGTCCAAGGCCCTCGCTAGGCTGCCTGAGGTTTATGAGGAGATTCCCCATACCCGCAAGGACATGGGGTATCCCCCTTTGGTCACCCCCACCAGCCAGATCGTCGGCGTACAAGCGGTACTTAATGTCCTTTTTGGCCGTTATAAGGTGGTCACCCAACAGGTAAAGGACTACTTTTATGGCCTTTATGGAAGGCCTCCTGCACCGGTAAACCCCGAGATACAAAAGATCGCTCTTACGGGCTACCCTCGTGGGGAAACACCTATTGATTGTCGTGCTGCTGATGTCTTAGAGCCCGAGATGGAGAAGGCCAAGGAGGCGCCCAAGGGTATCGCTCGCACGACGAAAGATTTCTTAATCTACGCCTTATACCCTCAGTCCGGGATGGAATTTCTCAAGAGGAAATATGAAATAGGAAATTCAGGTTGA
- a CDS encoding adenine deaminase, with protein MRAGGDNGERIGGRIKSALGQEKADLVMLNGSLVNVYTGEIQKNCSVGIKGARIVYVGKDPRHLIGDGTQVIDASGMYITPGFIDPHTHLDSIFQCAEYARYAVPHGNTTAVSESAMIANAAGKNGVAWFIEDSRDLPLRIFVLTPSMIPPFPEYEGSKGFSFEDFQELIKEDFVLGVGETYWPRVVDLDERAIKRYALAQELGKTREGHAAGARGVKLIAYCAAGTLSCHEATTHDLANTLAAFTSHINTY; from the coding sequence ATGCGGGCAGGTGGGGATAATGGGGAAAGAATAGGGGGGCGGATAAAGAGCGCCCTGGGCCAAGAGAAAGCAGACCTGGTGATGCTCAACGGGTCCCTGGTCAATGTCTACACCGGTGAGATACAGAAAAACTGCTCGGTGGGGATTAAAGGGGCCAGGATTGTCTATGTGGGAAAGGACCCCCGTCATCTGATAGGGGATGGCACCCAGGTCATCGATGCCAGTGGGATGTACATCACCCCTGGTTTTATCGATCCTCACACCCACTTGGACAGCATCTTCCAATGTGCTGAATACGCCCGCTATGCCGTCCCCCATGGGAACACCACGGCCGTCTCGGAGTCAGCTATGATCGCCAATGCCGCTGGCAAGAATGGGGTTGCCTGGTTCATCGAGGACTCTCGAGATCTTCCCCTGCGGATATTCGTCTTGACCCCCTCCATGATCCCCCCCTTTCCTGAGTATGAGGGCAGCAAGGGGTTCTCCTTTGAAGACTTTCAGGAGTTGATCAAAGAGGATTTCGTCCTGGGGGTCGGGGAGACCTACTGGCCCAGGGTCGTAGATCTGGATGAAAGGGCTATCAAGAGGTATGCCTTGGCCCAGGAGTTGGGGAAGACCAGGGAAGGTCACGCCGCAGGCGCCCGCGGCGTGAAGTTGATCGCCTACTGCGCCGCGGGGACATTGTCGTGTCATGAGGCCACCACTCATGATCTGGCCAACACCCTGGCGGCATTCACTAGCCACATAAATACTTATTGA